The DNA segment agtcaTCTCATGTACCcattttccctcctgatttctctcaagtatactcctactccctttataggcttttaaggattcactccatctctgctgtCCATACccgatatatgcttccttcttattcttgaccaaaacctaaATTTCTCTAGTCATATAGCATTTCTTAAACCTTCCAGCATCCCCCAACTAACAGAAGCATACCATCTCTGGATTTTCATTacttcatttttgaaggcttcccatttttcagctgtccctttacttaCAAACATCCAGccctaatcaacttttgaaagttcttgcctaatactgaaAAAACAacggccttcctccaatttagaactttaacttttagatccggtctatccttttccatcactatttcaaatctTTACCAAAAAAAAGGGTTAATTTCTATGAttctccctctatttatttttttcaaagaaaaaaacttttaaaaatcaaaaatacatTGTCCTTGTTGACAGCAAATGGGCCTGCAAACTTCTGCTTACTCTTTAGCTGAAAAATTAAGAAAAGTGCAtggttcttgtggtacagtggtaatgccCCATCTCGGAGCCAGGATGCTTGTGTTCAAAtgccacctgcttcagaggtatgtaataacatctatgAACAGGCTGATGAGAAATTTAAATAGACCAAGCATTTGCTGGCATGTGTTGGAATATGCCTTTATAATGTGCAGGTTAATGAAACATACAGGATAATATCGAAAACTTCAATGCAAGAAAATCATAATAAACCAAAGTGAATTAAAGACTACACCAATACTCTAttttacattaatatttatttatattgaAATACAATTTAGAATCGAAGCTTCTGGAAGAACCATTTATTCTTTCCGGTCTTGTACCTGTGGAAAAGCAAAGTTGCATACTGTTAACTTCGCCTCAAAGGATAGGGACAACttgatatttttgtttaaaaaaaaaaatcaataattagAAGTAGTCATGGAAAAGCCAGAGACATCTTAAACCTCCTTATTTGGTGCAAATAACACAAGATGGTAGATGTAACGCAGAAAAGGACAGCAGCAGCCAGAAGTGATTGCAAGGAGGAAACAACGTGATAACTACAAGAAAACTCAAACATAACAATCCAAACACAGGGAACTTACAGAGTATAAAGTAACTGCAGTGTATGTGCTTAAGAGTCTTTTCATAGCGGAGGTTAGAGCACCACTTTCTTACTGACACACTTTTAATATAATTATAATTTCTTAAGATGTCACCTGTCTGTTTGTCAACAACCTAGTTTTTAAACAGATCATTTATTTTATAGAATGTTCAATAAGTATATCCATAAGCACCTTGATGAGCATTTACAACATTTTCATTAGCAAGAATTAGCCGTAAAGGCTGTTTGGATCAGAATACTGCTATCTTCCAAGCATAGTTTAgaatacttagtgtggaaacaggcccttcggcccaacaagtccacagtgacccgccgaagcgtaacccacccagacccattcccttatatttaccccttcatctaacactatgggcaatttagcatggccaattcacctaacctgcacatttttggactgtgggaggaaaccggagcacccggaggaaacccacgcagacacggggagaatgtgcaaactccacatagagagttacctgaggcgggaattgaacccggatctctggcgctgtgaggcagcaatgctaaccactgtgccaccgtaaaacaagttttatttttgaaaagtaaaacttgtttataaaatatttcctgttttatttgaTAGCCATGTATTAAATATCGGCTTGGATACATATTTGATTCATACCTCTCTTCAAACTTTACTTTGGCTTCCCGTCTGGCTTTGCGCTTCAAAGCTGGGTCCCTGAAAACGTCCTTATTCACAATGGTCTTATCCAGGGGAATGTCAACAGAAtatctggaaataaaaaaaacaactgaaGGCTAACAAAGGAAAAAAGACCATGTTAATGGGCAATGTTATCTCTAGGTGAAGCTTTGCAGTCTGCAAGGCGAGAGTTGCAGCCCTCAAAACGTGGTGCATGTGACTGTCAGTTACAGCAAAACTCATTACAAGCAGAAAACTATTAACCAGATCACAATAATTTCTGACATTAAGCTTTAAACTAGATTCAGGAAAGCTCAGTAGCAGTTAAATCAGTccgtaattttttttaaaggtatGCTTTGGGTAACTGTTAAAAAGCCATGCAGTACAACGTTGTGTGACAATTAATCAGCCTTCTGTTCATTGAAAACTGAGAACGTTCTCACCAGAAGTGACTTACAGACTTATTTTAACCGCTTTGAGTTTTCCCAGATCTTAGAGTTAGTTTCACCATATGTTGGCAATAACTTCATGGTTACAATTGCACACATACAGATGAATGACGATGGCCTTTTGAAATGGGAACcattttgattaaaaaatatcctttagagagagagagagacagacagggagacagagagacagacagggagacagagagagagagagaaatgagacagacagagagcgagaggaaagagagagacagagagagagagagacagacagagacatgaccagtggtggtttaacctgagggtcaccatgcctcaggcaagaggagaaacTGAGAAGGAGAACCCCTCCTGGTAACATTTGGCACGGCAGGAATTAAAGCCATTCTGTttgcatcacaagccagccaaCAAGAAAGCCATTGGCTTTGAATAACCACCATCAAAATCCCAGTAGCAAATAAAAATAACAGGTCAATTCTGCTTCTTCAAAACAACTGGTTTGAACAATAAACATGACCTCCTTGGTACTGCAAACAATACACAAGAAAAAAGAATAACATGCACAAAAATTTCCCTTGACAGTAAAGCAAATTCAGTTCAATTAGCTCATGGCGATCAAAGGAATAGAGTGTAATTGTAAAAAAGGAATAAATAAAGGAAAACCATGAGCCATAAATGACCAACTGCTGAGCACATCACATTATAAGTAAGACATTGTCCTAGAGGTGAGAAACTAGCTTcccaaaaacaatgcaacaatcTAAGGAAGTAATAGCTGTCACAGGGCTGGATCCTCTTTCCCCCTTTGCACCAGGTCTCCTCGTTCTATCCCTGCTCTTGCACcttctttcccttccccccctTGCTCATTGAGACATTACAACAGTTTTCAAGCCTTGAAAAACTTGGCAAGTCAacattccaaagtactttatttttGGAAACGGAGTTCTCTCTCCTTATTTAGTGGACATCCAGAGGTGACAGTGTCAGTGGTTGTGGACTGTCATATCTGATCTTGTCATAAATTtaactacatacacacacacacagttaggGGTTTCTAATCAGTCAGTTAGGAGAACACCAGATATTATTCCCTATTCTATCCCAGGAGTCGCCAGGTACAATTCAGCTACAAAGCACAAATAACCTCAATACAAGTGAAATCTGAGATTTAGGTCAGATATTAAATACTTTGGTAAAACACTTGAACCCAGACTTCTCTATGCACTACATCTGAATAGGAACTTTTGAAAAGAGAGGGGTGGTTGGTGTTCCTTCACTTGTCAACTGACTAGAAACTCCTGACAGAGGGGACATTGGAGTTCAGATAAAATTACATTTGACTGATAGTCTGTCACTGATACCAAATCAGGTATCAATTCTGGATACCTTGTAAAGATCCTGCAAAGGCAGAAAGTgacctttcatttaaaaaaactgcTTCACTCAATTTCAAAGATCTAGAACTCTTGCCTCTCCTCCCAAGAATCACGCTCTCTGCAAAGTGATGCTCCTGCATTTGCTAGTTTGCCTCTAATTgttttaatttccttcctaaaatcTTTAATATTTACACCATAATGAAATCTAATGTGAAAAGTATTCAACTGCACATTATCTCTTATTATTCATCAAATTCAAGGAGTCGGAAGCAAGTACCAAACAGATTTTCAGAGAATCAAGTTCAGTCCCAATCATCAAATGTAGCTGGCAAAGCAGTGTCTAAAACCTACAGGATGCTTGAAGTTAAACTCTTAAATCAGAACATCTTCAACTTTAAAGGTTACAGTTGCAGAGAAACAAATATTTATTACTTTTACTGCATGGATTAGGTGCTTGAAGCAAAAAGCATTTTATAATTGCAGCAGTAAAGTCAAATTGGTCAGTGACATTTTGGGTAATTTATTACTCCAAATATTTAATGcaacccattttccagctcttcatTAAAGCGTGAAAAACCATCACAACATTCCATGCCATCACGCCATATCTAATTAGGTATTCAAAATTAAACTTCAGTTGGCATTTGAATTCTCCATTAAAAGTTGATAGATTCTTAATACATAAACcttgttttctccatttaaagCATGTTGTCTACCCATTGAAgcaaaaaaaataaaagttaccGGAGAGACTAAGCATACCTGGCaataactgtggagagaaaaccaagttaacgcttcgagtccagtgactcttattTGCTGGGGCTGAAGTTATAGCTGGCACCTCCTGGGCTAGAATGGGGAAAGAAAACTGGCacctgaagaagggacactggatttgaaacattaactgttttctctccacagatgctgccaggcaatTTGCACTTAAGCTCTCAACATCACATTGCATATTAAATAAAAGTGGGGGCTACATGCAACATTTTGATGAGTTGAAATTTCTCAGAACAGAAATTCTGCAATCAGATCAaaagcagaaacaggccatttggcccactgagtctgttctgccaatcGATCCCAGTTGATATacttctcaatctcattctcctgccttcccccataACTTTTCAACaccttactaattaagaacctactcatctgtcttaaagacactatGACTTTGCCTTGGAAAGTTGTGGTGGctatgagttccacagattcagcaccctctagctgaagaaattcatcctcatctcagttctaaagggtcacccctTCACTCTGACGTTGTGCTCTCGGGCCCTAGGCTCTCTTACTAGTGATAACATCTTGAAGTCCACTATATCCAGACCTCTctgtacagaggaatctcaattatccgaaggacacaggcagggagtattttgtttggttaatcgaattccggataatcgaaagCTGAATAGCACAATTTAGCCAAGCATTgtgaccttgcaatcttgcctgataatctgatatttggataatcgaatgcagggtaatcgaggttcctctgtattctgtaaTTTGCAATGAGATTTCCCTCCCTCGTCCTTCTAAACACCATCGCGTTAGACTCAAGAGTCTTcagccactcctcatatgacaaacccttcattctcgggatcatttttgtgaacttcatctggactgcctccaaagccagcacatcctttcttaggatggggcccaaaactgctcgcagtatcccaaatgtggcctgactagaggctaatacagcctcagcagtacatccccaTTGTATGTACTCTAGTCCCTTTAAAATGAAGCATCCAATCCAAATGAAAAATCACAGGATAATATAATGAAATGGCAAAATTGCATAAAATGTAAAACCCATCACACAAGTCAGCCTCATACAAGTGCAATTTATgcaatggatgttgggaagacaTTTAACACAAATTCTGGAAAATTCTCAGTAcatcatatacagaggaaccttgattatccaaatatcaattacccaaaaattggattatccgaaggaaatCTCTAGGTCCTgcacatcaaagacatgtttccagcAGTCATCGCGtcatttgtttacagtgattaacaggcaccatctccaaaaaactgacctcccaccctctctcgctccccactttccctggagttctacagaggggtgtaccctaaaacccccgtcccctccaccaccaccgacttccccagataatctgaccaaAATTGTCCTATACAGATcagaggtggaacttgtcaaaatgttgcagtaaaaaatTGTGTGTGGCAGTGTgcgcgcgctatttggagacttaccccacaaaagcagcagcagtcttgttgctggcgtccagtccagctgccccagagAGTTGGCAATGTTGGATGGGGTTAAGGGGCAGGTGGGGGCggaggcagtgttggacggtTGGGGAACGCGGGGGGGTGGAGGAATTGGACAGTTGGGGGAGTGGTGTTGGATGGGGCGGGCGGAGGCAGGTGTTGGACAGGGACGGGGGCTTGCGGGCTGTGTGCTTCTGCAATCTCCTGAACTGGGAGCAGACTTTAAtaactgagccccagaggaaagacatttACTCAATTagccgaataatcgattatccgaacgaaatagtgcccatccatctcgttcggataaagCCCCTGTTAAGGGGCTTTTCAGGTTAAGATGCAACCTTGGGAGCTGGCTGTTTGCCACCCACAAAGTATAGCTTTCTAACTCTGTGAAATACTAGCACTAAAGACAGTCTTGAACATATCACTGTAGCATCAAATAAACTCAATTTTCTCAGAGTGACATACATTCTGACGCTTACCTGGTtggcatcaggtggttgtagttGTATACTTTCACAAAGGATTTGATCTTGGATCTCTTGGCCACCTTTTTCTTGCCCATTTTGGCAGTGACCTTACGCGGGTAACGATCTATACCAGCAACAAGAGCATGACTGTAAGGTCTGTCAGAGGTCCCATCATCGATGTTCTGCAAGGTAAAGCATAATATTTAGATTTCGGTGTTAGCGCGAAGCCATTAGCAAGAATCGGGTTCCTGATTCATTCAGTCAATGCCAACCTTCGATTGCAGCCCATCCCCTCCTTGGCATTGGTCATTGCCAATACCATCCTCACCCATCCCAATGAGGCTAGTGCAGCTTCATTTAGCTCTCCTCCTGCAGCAACTCAATCACATCCCTGGTACTTAAAGCTCACCCTCATCTCACTTCAACTTCATGCCCACCACTTGCAAATCTATGTACTGGCAAAGCAGACATACGGCAGACAAAACAGACACCTAACCTCAATGTTTCAAGGTCCTTGATTCCAAAAATGTAGCTGTCAAACCCCAAAGTTCTCCGATTTTAACTGTGACAATCGGACCCTCCCTATTTGCCTTCTACTAAAAGACACCAGTTAGTGGCCAATACTACCTGATAGATCTGGAGATAATCTGCTACAAGAAATTGCCAGATGAAGTACAGGTACTTAAAAAATGCTTTGCAGCCAGCTGCAACTCAAAAGCACATTAATCTTGCAGCTGAGAAGGCAGTCACACGTTGCAACTTCATTACTAAAAGCTCTACTTAAGGTATTTCACCATCATGAATTCTGTACCTTTACAATGACACCTTTGCGTCCTGCGTAGCGTCCGCCCAGCACAAGAACCACCTTCCCAGGTTTCATAAACTTCCCCATTTCTGTGAAGATAAGACAGAGCATGGCACATAAATAGCCAGCACAACAAAATAACCACACATCCAAGAGGCACAGAAAGGGATCGATGCTCATCCTGCAGCCCATTCTGCTGAAAACAGATTTAGCCAGCAATTCATCTCATTGCGCAAGATGCATCCTGGGACTGAGGACTTGTTGCTTATTAATTTGCCTTTGCTGCAAATTTTAGGCAATTATTTTGCCCTGAAACATTCCCGATAAGTTCTGCAGGATCCATTTACTTCCTACCACTGACCTGaaagcatttaagaggcatttggatgggtatatgaataggaagggtttggatggatgtgggccagttgctggcaggtgggactagattgggttgggatatctggtcagcatggacgggttggaccgaagggtctgtttccatgcagtacatctctatgactctatgctggatTCTCTCATAGCTCCAGCGCAGGTGGAGAGCCATGATCGCAAAGGACACGCTTTCTCCGCCAGGTATCCCTGCCGTGAAGAGCAAGGGGGGTTTACTGCACGGGGAGAGGTGGGGGGCAGAGCAGGAGCCTGAAGGTAGGCCCCAGGAGCCACCACTGAACCAACTTCCCACCCCCTCTTCCATCGGCGGCCTAACCGGGGGACCGAGACCACAAATAGCGCGCCCGCCGCCCAAAGGAAGGCCGCAGGATTGACGAGGGGCCGGCGCGGGATCGGCGCCGCGCGCCCTGACAGCGGATGGACACGGATTATAATCGAATCATTCACCAGCTCCGCCGCTCAATGGCCGCTACCCGCCCGAAAGGAAGTGCCCTCCGCTCGCTCTAACCTTTGACCGCCTCCGTCCCGCCCACTATACGTCACATCCGCTCTTACCCGCCAGCGGGGTTCTCGTGGCGCTGCGACAGTGTCGCCGCCTCTGATCCGGGGGATCCGGGTTCGAGTCCTACCCCTGCCACAAGTCTGTCAAAACGTGTTCGGAATATTCTGGGTCACTGCTCTCGATTATGTTAATCCTGTTTTCACGTCACCGACCTGCTGAGGCTTTCTCGGGTTCTcttgtgtcagatttccagcatccacaggattCCAATGAGGTGGGGGGTCCTTATGAACAGAACTGGATTTTGTCTTAAATTCAGGATGCAGGAGCAAAAtactggaatctgcactgaacaaaaaaaaatgctggaaatcacagtgggtcagccagcatccataTTGATAGAgcaagctgatgtttcaagtccagatgaCTTATCATCAGAGCTGAACTTTAGCATGGAGGGCAGGGGGTATAAGATGCtggggagaaaagatgttgatagttcagattaagtaacTGGAATGTGGGAATAGCAGAACGATgatgtgtctaactgccaaactggaaagaacagacagttccACTGGGATGGGATGTGGGGGGAAGAAGAGGACATTGTGATAGGGAATACAACTCATAAAGCGAAAAGAATGGGAAGGAATggtttcacaatttgaaggtctcaaactcaatattgagcccaaaggctgtaaagtgcctggtCTGAAGGTGAGATGTTGTTGCTCCAGTATGCGCTGTGATTCATTGGAGAATTGCAGCATGCCGAAGACAAACaagtgggcatgcgagcaggatgctgtgttaaaatgaccagttACAGGAAGTTCGAGGATCTGCTTGCACACAGaacaggtgttctgcaaagtggtcacccaatctACATTTGGTGCAGTGAATACAACGCACAAGATTGGAGAatgtacaggtgaaatgctgtttcacctggaaagcccttggatggtgagcagggaggtggtTTAGGGGCAGGTGctgcaccttctgtggttacatgggaaggtgccaagTGAAGGATGGGTGGTGTTGATTGTTGAGGAATAGACTAGGTTGTCTGGAGGGAGTGATCCCTGTAAAATGGAGATGGAGGAGTAAAGAGAAGatatgtttggtggtggcattctgctagAGTTAtctgaaatggcggagaatgatcctttgaacaAGGATGATGGTGTGGTGAAAAGTGAGAACATGGGAGACCGGATCACACTGCTGTGAGTGATGGGAAAGGGTAAGGGAGAAAAGCATGGGTGATAAGTTGGATGAGGtcgagggccctgtcaaccacagtgggcagGAAATCACCGATATGGTAACTATGGttattgaacttgtacaagaaagccatttggtccatcaggtctgcaccagcTATCCATTGGACATTATGTCTTTGAGACTTTCTCCTGTTTTTCTCTGTACAATTCCCTTTACAGTAATTTTGTAAGCTGTGTTCCTGGTTGTTGGAATCAGTGATTAAGCATTCAAATGTGCCtgttatttattggtgttgccaTTGTAACACCTATCAGAATCCATGGAATTATCTTGCTACAGTatgaaggaagtgaggactgcagatgctggagatcagagcttaaaagtgtgttgctggaaaagtacagcaggtcagacagcatcaaaggaacaggagaattgacatttcgggcataagccctgaagaagggcttatgcccgaaacgtcgattctcctgttcctttgatgctacctgacctgctgcacttttccagcaacacatttttaagctcttgcTACAGTATGAACAAATTAACAAAACCAATGTCTTAGAAATAGAATGTTAGGCAGGGCAGTAATCTTATTATATTTCTCTGTGGAGAACTATgcaaaaataagaaaaacttgcatttgtacagttagcaagttttgagaagatttgtagctcaggttgaggttctggttgtaggtttgctcgctgaactggaaggttcattttcagatgttttgtcaccatactaggtaacatcttcagtgagcctccagacgaagcaatgctagcatttcctgctttctatttatatgtttgagtttccttggattgatgatgtcatttcctgtggtgatacaGTTTTTATACAGCATTTTTAACATAGTACAGCAtctcaaggcacttcacagaacATTATCAAATTACATTTTTCACCAATCTGCAAAACGTGATATAACAAAAAGCCCCTTTAATGGAGTAAAACAGTCCAAGGCCTTTCACAAGAAGGTTAATCACAATTTGGCAGAGTCTCAAGGAGATAGTAGAACAGATAACCAAAAGCTGTGTTAAGAGGAAGAAATTAAAAGATTTTCTTAAAAggatgagagatagagagagcagcaaagaagtttaaaaagaaaattccaaaacCTTGTGTGTCAGCAGCTGAACGTATTGCTGTAATATCTAGAAGCTCTGAAATACTGAGACTTTACTCATTACAGATCTGCAGAAACTTCATCCATAGAAATTATTTATCTTGTTTCCCTCACTAATTTCCTTATTTACTTGCTCTCCTATTTGCAAGACATTAAGGCTGACGTTTGCTTGTTTTTAGGCAGGACTGGAGAaatagcatgagcaaaaccacaGAGTTGTGTGTCTTACGATCAGTATACCTTTTAGAGTCATGGACATGACATCGTCACCATATTATAGTATGCAATCTGGCAGTGGAAGctacccaggacttgcatgtactgattggaatgggagggggagttgaagtggtcggtcaCAGAGTggttgggttgtttggtgtgtgtcccCCAGAGATTTTATCCGAAACagtctgcaagttggtgtcctgacaTAAGCATTGTCTTACCAAGTAAAATGCTGTGCGGACAAACTTACACTACATTTGCCTATTGATCTCTGGATCACTTTGGTGGATCCTCAAAATAAGCAGCTGAAGAACCACCTAAAATTGACAGTATATCATTGGACGACACAGGGTTCAATGACATCATTTCAAGGCAACTTTCAAATATCAACACCCATCCTCAGGAAACCTGATAAAGATTTCTTGTTGGTCACCAGTCAGAAGTGCCTTCCACCCACTTGATGTTCATGAAGTGTAAAATTCAGCTGCTGAAGAAGGgacactcaacctgaaatgttaactttggttTTTCTCCAtgtatactgcctgacctgctgagcttctccagatttttgttttagtgACTCTTTTCACATGAGCTACAACATGGTAATACCACCAACTATCAGCAGATGGCAGCATCCACTTGTTTATAAATGAAATTCTCATGCTGGGTGACAACGTAGGATTGCTATTGTAAAACATGAGTTCCTCCTGC comes from the Chiloscyllium plagiosum isolate BGI_BamShark_2017 unplaced genomic scaffold, ASM401019v2 scaf_5107, whole genome shotgun sequence genome and includes:
- the rpl27 gene encoding 60S ribosomal protein L27, with protein sequence MGKFMKPGKVVLVLGGRYAGRKGVIVKNIDDGTSDRPYSHALVAGIDRYPRKVTAKMGKKKVAKRSKIKSFVKVYNYNHLMPTRYSVDIPLDKTIVNKDVFRDPALKRKARREAKVKFEERYKTGKNKWFFQKLRF